The sequence TGTGTCATGCCCAAAAGACAACATTTCCAAACCTTTCTTCGCATCTTTAGACACTTAGAGTTTTCCAACCCCTCTCTGGAATACCTCTGTGCCTTCAGTAGGTGAGGTAAATGTCCTGCCTAGGGCTGATCACTCAACCACTTATTATCAGTACCTTAAGCAGACAGGTGCCCCTGTATTCACAATCAtttactacaaagagaaacttctaTATGTAAGGCTAGGAGTAGCATGGATTTCAGTTTAATATggttttcagtttagtgtttttctgGGATTCCTGAGAGTTTAAACAACTGGGTCTCTACATTTATacctgtttgttttatcttaggctattttccttctgttatGTTGTTTTGTATGATGgtttctattttatcttattatattttatttttttcccttagaagcctgtttgttttctaatgagagccAGAAAGCAGGGTGGATCAGAATGGGAGGAGAGATGTGTTGGACCTggggaagtagagggaggggaaactgtaatcaggatgtgTTATGTGAGAAAAAgtatctattttaaataatggaTAAAAATAGTTACCAATTCAAAAACATCAGAGAAGAAAAGCCTTTTTGTAACATATTAACTTAATAGATCAATAGTTTCTACAACCAAAACACTAAGGATGTCATTAGTTAACATCTGAAACCTTTGGGAAAAATTCCCCACCTTTTTGTAATCCACTGCCTTCCTGATGTTTCCACCAATGTAGTTAAGAAATATCTTGATTtctggctttctttgttctgttatttaaagtaaaaaacaaacaaacaacaacaacaacaacagcaaaacaaaaaacaaacaaacaaaaaccttcataAGAATGTTTCCAACAGGAATGTTAAACTAAAGGTAACATAAATCGGTTTCTAGTCCATGTCACTCAAATTTGGCTCCAAACAAACGTCTTTAATTCCTTTTGATGACAAAGCTGTGTTCTTTTGCTTTGATACTAATGACAACATGGTCTAATTATTCTGACAACTGATCTTAATTATTATAAATCTAGATGAGAAATATCTCATTCCTTTAGATGCTACATACCTTTCCACATAATGCCCTTCAACCTTCATTTTCGTTCATCTTACAAGGTACATCATTTGGATGCTTCCTTCTACAAGACGAATTTAATCTTTAGATCTACTCAGATTTTCTAGTTATTTTCCACAACAATCTCCATTGCCATTACAGAATAATTTCATGCTCTGAGTTTGTCTCTATTTTTagcaacataaaatattaaactgCAAATAAAATGCTTAGCAATTAATACACACATAGAAGTAATTCAGTATGTCTAACAACATTATGTGTACAATACATttagtaaataaatgtttcatttgtgAGAAGAGGGATATTTGAGTTAAGATACAATTACATATTGTGGACCGAAGAGGCAGTTTCCTCCCAGGGATTCAGAAGATCTATTCTGAAAGATGAGCATAGAGCAATTAGAATGCTTACTATGACCTAAGTAGTAAAGGAGAGAAATGGCATAGGCCACAGTGGATATATTTGACAATCGTTTTCATTTTTCCAGTCATGTTACAACAGCATGCTATTTATTCCTAAATCTTAATTCACCGTTTTGAGCAGAACAAAATCTGTGAAGCACCTGTTTGAAAGCTTCCTTCACCTGCTGGTTCCTTAAGGTGTAAATGAAAGGGTTTAGCAAAGGGGCCACAGAAGTGTTGAGCACAGCTACACCTTTATTTAAAGAGACCCTTTCCTTGGCTGAGGTTTTCATGTACATGAAGATACAACTCCCATAAGTAATGGAGACAACAATCATGTGTGAGGAGCAGGTGGAAAAGGCCTTTCTCCGTTGCTGAGCTGAAGGGAACTTGAGGATGGTTTTGATGATGAGTGTGTAGGAGAGGATCACTAAGATCAAGGTGATGACCAGAGTCATCACAGCTATGACAAAAGCCATCCATTCTATGAAACGTGTGTCTGTACAAGACAGCTGGAGGACAGGAGATGTGTCACATAGAAAGTGGTCTATTAGTTTGGAAGCACAAAAATCCAGTTTGAGTCCCAACATCAAAGGAGGAAAGATGGATAAGAACCCAGTTACCCATGAGCTAATGACCAGCAGGTGGCACACTTTGCTGTTCATGATGATGGGGTAATGCAGTGGTCTGCAGATGGcaacatagcggtcataggacaTGGCAGCCAGGAGGTAGAACTCTGTGATTAgtagtagaaagaaaaagaataattgaGTTAGACAAGCTCCGTAGGTAATTGTTTTGTCTCCAGTGAGAATGCTCATCAAGAACCGTGGAATGCAGGAAGACGTGAATGCAATTTCTAGGAAGGAGAAATTCCGGAGGAAGAAATACATTGGAGTCTTGAGGTGGGGATTCAGCAGGGTGAGGAGGATGATCACTAAGTTCCCCATCAGGCTCAAGATGtaattgaaaaacagaaacaggaaaatcagAATTTGTAGATGAGGGTCATTGGTCAGCCCCAGCAAAATGAACACTATCTCTATTGATTGGTTCTTCATTCCTCTATTATTCCAACATGTCTACAAAAGAACTTTAGAAAAAGCACACCCTTAAAAAACTGTTTCAACATAGAAAATTTCTTACTCAGAAGTTTAACCAAtgtccatatatttttaaaaattatcttagaGTTTATCTATGAACCTGTCCTCCACATCATTAGTATGTTTAAAAGAACAGTTATTTCCCTTCTTGTAAAGAGTTGAGTATGCTATGATTGTGCATTTACAGAAGGAATGTTGGTCATTGGAAATATAGGTCATCCATTTCATTAAT comes from Onychomys torridus chromosome 20, mOncTor1.1, whole genome shotgun sequence and encodes:
- the LOC118571093 gene encoding olfactory receptor 6C6-like isoform X1; the protein is MKNQSIEIVFILLGLTNDPHLQILIFLFLFFNYILSLMGNLVIILLTLLNPHLKTPMYFFLRNFSFLEIAFTSSCIPRFLMSILTGDKTITYGACLTQLFFFFLLLITEFYLLAAMSYDRYVAICRPLHYPIIMNSKVCHLLVISSWVTGFLSIFPPLMLGLKLDFCASKLIDHFLCDTSPVLQLSCTDTRFIEWMAFVIAVMTLVITLILVILSYTLIIKTILKFPSAQQRRKAFSTCSSHMIVVSITYGSCIFMYMKTSAKERVSLNKGVAVLNTSVAPLLNPFIYTLRNQQVKEAFKQVLHRFCSAQNGELRFRNK
- the LOC118571093 gene encoding olfactory receptor 6C6-like isoform X2, which encodes MKNQSIEIVFILLGLTNDPHLQILIFLFLFFNYILSLMGNLVIILLTLLNPHLKTPMYFFLRNFSFLEIAFTSSCIPRFLMSILTGDKTITYGACLTQLFFFFLLLITEFYLLAAMSYDRYVAICRPLHYPIIMNSKVCHLLVISSWVTGFLSIFPPLMLGLKLDFCASKLIDHFLCDTSPVLQLSCTDTRFIEWMAFVIAVMTLVITLILVILSYTLIIKTILKFPSAQQRRKAFSTCSSHMIVVSITYGSCIFMYMKTSAKERVSLNKGVAVLNTSVAPLLNPFIYTLRNQQVKEAFKQLISRSQSSWKK